In the Telopea speciosissima isolate NSW1024214 ecotype Mountain lineage chromosome 2, Tspe_v1, whole genome shotgun sequence genome, one interval contains:
- the LOC122652547 gene encoding taxadiene 5-alpha hydroxylase, with protein sequence MELSFGFLLSLSATLVSIIFLLHKKINNNNRNKRKLPPGNMALPWIGETPAFYKAQVKNRLFEDFIQPRIARHGNVFKTMLMGSPTVVVSGVAANRFFLSNEFKLVVSAWPSTSVQLMGKESIMETIGERHRCVRGVITEVLSPSGLEHLVPKICKTVEEHLKTHWQGRDRIILFRSAKMLTFSIVMECLLGIEVEPGMLDMFERVLEGVFKPLVELPGTPFWRAKRARLGIVEMLLSVVRKKREEMERGLGEKEEGSLLTRLVKGLIQGEISEVEVIDNMVLLVFASHDTTSFAIAMTCRMLAHHPNCYALLLQEHVKIMESKRPGETLTLEDTKKMNYTWQVARESLRMFPPIFGSFRKAIVDIQYEGFTIPKGWKVLWTAYGTHYDKDYFPDPLSFNPSRFEEPIPPYAFIPFGGGPRTCAGYQLAKLNILLFLHFFVTRYDWSLIHPDETITMDPLPFPRHGMPIKISPKF encoded by the exons ATGGAACTTTCCTTTGGCTTTCTGCTCTCTCTTTCAGCTACACTTGTCTCTATCATATTCTTGTTACACAAGAAAATCAATAAcaacaacagaaacaaaaggaaactCCCACCAGGAAATATGGCTCTTCCTTGGATAGGTGAGACACCTGCATTCTATAAGGCACAGGTTAAGAATCGATTATTCGAGGATTTCATTCAACCTCGGATTGCAAGACATGGTAATGTCTTCAAGACAATGCTAATGGGATCACCAACGGTGGTGGTGAGTGGTGTTGCGGCTAATCGGTTCTTCCTCTCCAATGAATTCAAGCTGGTGGTGAGTGCTTGGCCATCTACATCAGTACAGCTTATGGGTAAGGAATCCATCATGGAGACAATAGGTGAGCGACATCGTTGTGTTCGTGGTGTCATCACTGAGGTCCTCAGCCCTTCTGGGCTTGAGCATCTAGTCCCCAAGATATGCAAAACAGTGGAGGAACACCTCAAAACACATTGGCAAGGACGTGACAGAATAATCCTTTTCCGTTCAGCAAAGATGCTGACATTCTCAATTGTGATGGAGTGCTtgcttgggattgaagtggagCCAGGGATGTTAGACATGTTTGAGAGAGTGTTGGAAGGGGTGTTTAAACCACTTGTTGAGCTTCCGGGGACACCATTTTGGAGAGCAAAGAGAGCAAGGTTGGGGATTGTAGAGATGTTGCTCAGTGTGGtaagaaaaaagagggaagagatggaaagaggattgggagaaaaggaggaaggatCATTACTAACTCGGTTGGTCAAGGGGTTGATACAAGGAGAGATTAGCGAGGTCGAGGTCATCGACAACATGGTGTTGCTAGTCTTTGCCTCTCATGACACAACTTCTTTTGCAATTGCAATGACATGTAGGATGTTGGCTCACCATCCTAACTGCTATGCTCTACTTCTCCAAG AACATGTAAAAATAATGGAAAGTAAAAGACCAGGAGAAACCTTAACACTGGAAGACACAAAGAAGATGAATTATACATGGCAAGTAGCTCGTGAAAGTCTTCGAATGTTTCCACCCATCTTCGGCTCTTTCAGGAAAGCAATTGTCGACATTCAATATGAAGGATTTACCATCCCCAAAGGATGGAAG GTGCTGTGGACAGCTTATGGTACCCATTATGATAAAGATTACTTCCCAGATCCTCTCAGTTTCAATCCAAGCAGGTTTGAAGAGCCCATTCCACCATACGCTTTCATTCCATTCGGAGGGGGACCCAGGACATGTGCAGGATACCAACTGGCTAAGTTAAATATACTCCTCTTCTTGCATTTCTTTGTAACCCGTTATGATTGGTCCTTAATTCATCCGGATGAGACCATCACCATGGATCCCCTCCCATTCCCTCGCCATGGTATGCCAATCAAAATTTCACCTAAGTTTTAG